One genomic window of Methanosarcina acetivorans C2A includes the following:
- the ppdK gene encoding pyruvate, phosphate dikinase: MSKFVYFFGKDVTDGKSSMKDLLGGKGANLAEMANLGVPVPPGFTITTEVCVLYLNEKKYPEEVLSQVEEAIDKLEALNGKKLGDPEDPLLVSVRSGARVSMPGMMDTVLNLGLTDKSVIGLANKVNDERFAYDCYRRFIAMFGDVVLGVEFRKFDSLIGDKKKELGAKSDTELDSKALKELAERFKEVIKLEKGFEFPQDPKVQLQMAVDAVFDSWNNQRAITYRKLNNIGDGWGTAVNVQTMVYGNRGNTSGTGVAFTRNPSTGEKKFFGEYLINAQGEDVVAGIRTPDYIDTLGNKIPEAYAQLVDICQKLESHFKDMQDIEFTIQEGKLYMLQTRTGKRTAAAAVKIATDMVEEGLIDKETAVNRVNAEHIDLLLHPRIDPEAKLEIIATGLPASPGAAVGKVVFTAEAAEEMAEIGEKTILVRTETSPEDIGGMAAAQGVLTVRGGMTSHAAVVGRGMGKPCVVGCGEISIDIKSSLFMVNGFTIKEHDYITIDGSIGSVILGKTDLIDAEINEDLKKLLIWADEIRTLGVRTNADNPADAALARELGAEGIGLCRTEHMFFGEDRIPAVREMIMSEDEKARKKALKKLLPMQKEDFLGIFRSMEGLPVTIRLLDPPLHEFLPDKEELDEKLRELETSGDCGKIEDVKKVIQRVVSLKELNPMLGHRGCRLGITYPEIYNMQVRAIMEAACELTAEGLKVIPEIMIPLVGLVKELSLTKEEVCKTAETVMTEKGMKIDYKVGTMIELPRATIVADQIAREADFFSFGTNDLTQTTFGFSRDDVSKFVPIYQKAGILEHDPFAVLDQEGVGELMKIGIQKGRSVKPKLKMGICGEHGGEPRSITFAHGIGIDYVSCSPYRVPIARLVAAQSTMQMRNAK, encoded by the coding sequence TTGTCCAAGTTCGTATATTTTTTTGGAAAGGATGTAACTGATGGCAAGAGTAGTATGAAAGACCTGCTTGGAGGTAAGGGTGCAAACCTTGCCGAGATGGCAAATCTTGGAGTTCCCGTACCACCAGGTTTTACGATAACAACCGAAGTCTGTGTACTTTATTTAAATGAAAAAAAATATCCCGAAGAAGTGCTCAGTCAGGTAGAAGAAGCAATCGATAAGTTAGAAGCCTTAAACGGCAAAAAGCTTGGAGATCCCGAAGATCCGTTGCTGGTCTCAGTAAGATCTGGTGCCAGGGTGTCCATGCCGGGAATGATGGACACAGTTCTGAATCTTGGACTCACAGACAAATCCGTAATCGGGCTCGCAAATAAAGTCAATGACGAAAGATTCGCTTATGATTGCTACCGAAGATTTATCGCCATGTTTGGGGACGTGGTACTTGGAGTTGAATTCAGAAAATTCGATTCCTTAATAGGGGATAAGAAAAAGGAACTGGGAGCAAAATCCGACACCGAACTCGATTCAAAAGCACTAAAAGAATTGGCAGAGAGATTTAAGGAAGTTATCAAACTCGAAAAAGGATTCGAGTTCCCCCAAGATCCTAAAGTTCAGCTTCAGATGGCTGTTGATGCTGTTTTTGATTCATGGAATAACCAGAGAGCCATTACCTACAGGAAGCTTAACAACATTGGCGACGGCTGGGGCACAGCTGTTAATGTGCAGACCATGGTTTACGGGAACAGAGGAAATACCTCAGGTACAGGCGTTGCTTTTACCAGAAACCCATCTACAGGTGAAAAGAAGTTCTTCGGAGAATATCTAATCAATGCCCAGGGCGAAGATGTAGTTGCAGGGATAAGAACCCCGGACTATATTGATACCCTCGGGAACAAAATCCCGGAAGCTTATGCCCAGCTTGTGGATATCTGCCAGAAACTAGAATCCCACTTCAAGGACATGCAGGACATTGAGTTTACCATTCAGGAAGGAAAACTCTACATGCTTCAGACCAGGACCGGAAAGCGCACAGCTGCTGCAGCTGTGAAGATTGCAACCGACATGGTCGAAGAAGGGCTCATAGATAAGGAAACTGCCGTAAACAGAGTTAACGCCGAACATATCGACCTGCTTCTGCACCCGAGAATTGACCCTGAAGCAAAACTTGAAATAATTGCAACAGGGCTTCCCGCTTCCCCCGGAGCCGCTGTCGGAAAGGTAGTCTTTACTGCCGAAGCTGCTGAAGAGATGGCAGAAATAGGCGAAAAAACAATTCTTGTCCGCACCGAGACCTCCCCTGAAGACATAGGAGGCATGGCTGCAGCACAAGGAGTTCTTACCGTGCGTGGAGGGATGACTTCTCATGCAGCAGTCGTTGGAAGGGGCATGGGCAAGCCTTGCGTCGTTGGCTGCGGAGAAATTTCAATTGATATTAAGAGCTCACTCTTCATGGTAAACGGCTTCACCATCAAAGAGCACGACTATATTACAATTGATGGAAGTATCGGAAGCGTCATTCTCGGGAAAACAGACCTGATTGATGCCGAGATAAATGAGGACCTTAAAAAGCTCCTCATCTGGGCTGACGAGATCAGGACCCTCGGAGTAAGGACAAACGCCGATAACCCGGCTGATGCTGCCCTTGCCCGCGAACTCGGGGCAGAAGGTATCGGGCTTTGCAGGACAGAGCACATGTTCTTCGGAGAAGACAGGATCCCTGCAGTAAGGGAAATGATCATGTCCGAAGATGAGAAAGCCAGGAAGAAAGCCCTCAAGAAACTGCTCCCCATGCAGAAAGAAGATTTCCTTGGGATCTTCCGCAGCATGGAAGGCTTGCCTGTAACCATAAGGCTCCTTGACCCGCCTCTGCACGAATTCCTTCCGGATAAAGAAGAACTCGATGAAAAGCTCAGGGAACTTGAAACCTCTGGAGACTGCGGAAAGATCGAAGACGTTAAGAAAGTTATCCAGCGTGTGGTTTCCCTCAAGGAACTCAACCCTATGCTCGGACACAGAGGCTGCAGGCTCGGGATCACCTATCCTGAAATCTACAACATGCAGGTACGCGCAATAATGGAGGCTGCCTGTGAACTTACAGCCGAAGGACTGAAAGTAATCCCTGAAATCATGATCCCGCTCGTGGGCCTTGTAAAAGAGCTCTCCCTCACCAAAGAGGAAGTCTGCAAGACTGCAGAAACAGTAATGACTGAAAAAGGCATGAAGATCGACTACAAAGTCGGAACCATGATCGAACTGCCCAGAGCTACAATCGTTGCAGACCAGATCGCACGGGAAGCCGACTTCTTCTCCTTCGGGACAAATGACCTGACCCAGACGACCTTCGGGTTCAGCAGGGACGACGTATCCAAATTCGTGCCAATCTACCAGAAGGCAGGCATCCTTGAACACGACCCCTTCGCAGTCCTTGACCAGGAAGGTGTTGGGGAGCTCATGAAGATCGGTATTCAGAAAGGACGCTCCGTCAAACCCAAACTCAAGATGGGAATCTGCGGAGAACACGGCGGAGAACCGAGGTCCATTACCTTTGCCCACGGGATAGGCATTGATTATGTGAGCTGCTCCCCCTACAGAGTCCCGATCGCAAGGCTTGTAGCTGCGCAGAGCACGATGCAAATGAGAAACGCAAAATAA
- a CDS encoding Gar1/Naf1 family protein: protein MKRLGTVLHRSGHRNLIIRGDEVRPDNVSGSLPKLNSVVVDKALNRIGTIASVFGPVKHPYFLVKGFKRIPDSETRALVNERVYIR, encoded by the coding sequence ATGAAACGACTCGGTACCGTGCTGCACAGGTCAGGTCATAGAAACCTGATAATTAGAGGGGATGAGGTAAGACCCGATAACGTCTCAGGTAGTCTTCCTAAGTTGAATTCGGTTGTTGTTGACAAGGCCCTGAATCGGATTGGCACAATTGCCAGTGTCTTTGGACCCGTGAAACATCCATATTTTTTAGTGAAGGGCTTTAAGCGAATTCCGGATTCAGAAACTCGGGCTCTCGTCAATGAAAGGGTCTATATTCGGTGA
- a CDS encoding transcription initiation factor IIB: MVEVERVRYSDTLEREKIRAMIKARKEKQKEQSFENEKAVCPECGSRNLVHDYERAELVCGDCGLVIDADFVDEGPEWRAFDHDQRMKRSRVGAPMTYTIHDKGLSTMIDWRNRDSYGKSISSKNRAQLYRLRKWQRRIRVSNATERNLAFALSELDRMASALGLPRTVRETAAVVYRKAVDKNLIRGRSIEGVAAAALYAACRQCSVPRTLDEIEEVSRVSRKEIGRTYRFISRELALKLMPTSPIDYVPRFCSGLNLKGEVQSKSVEILRQASEKELTSGRGPTGVAAAAIYIASILCGERRTQREVADVAGVTEVTIRNRYKELAEELDIEIIL; this comes from the coding sequence ATGGTAGAAGTCGAAAGAGTTCGCTATTCGGACACTCTTGAAAGAGAAAAAATACGTGCCATGATTAAAGCTCGCAAAGAAAAGCAAAAAGAGCAAAGTTTTGAGAACGAAAAGGCCGTGTGTCCAGAATGCGGTAGCAGGAACCTTGTTCACGATTATGAGAGAGCTGAGCTCGTGTGTGGGGACTGCGGACTTGTCATCGATGCCGACTTTGTGGATGAAGGACCGGAATGGCGAGCTTTCGATCACGATCAGCGCATGAAGCGTTCCCGTGTGGGTGCGCCCATGACGTATACAATCCACGACAAAGGGCTTTCCACAATGATTGACTGGAGGAACCGTGATTCCTACGGAAAGTCTATCTCCTCCAAAAATCGTGCTCAGCTTTATCGTTTAAGAAAATGGCAGCGTAGAATTCGTGTAAGCAACGCAACTGAAAGAAACCTGGCTTTTGCCCTTTCCGAACTGGACAGAATGGCTTCGGCTCTTGGTCTGCCGAGAACTGTCAGGGAAACCGCAGCAGTCGTCTACAGAAAAGCTGTGGACAAGAACCTTATCCGCGGGCGCAGTATTGAAGGTGTAGCCGCAGCGGCTCTCTATGCAGCCTGCCGCCAGTGCAGTGTCCCGAGGACGCTTGATGAAATCGAAGAGGTTTCGAGGGTCAGCAGGAAAGAAATCGGAAGGACTTACCGTTTCATTTCCAGAGAACTTGCCTTAAAACTCATGCCAACTTCCCCTATCGATTACGTCCCGAGGTTCTGCTCCGGGCTCAACCTGAAAGGTGAGGTTCAGTCAAAGAGTGTCGAGATTCTCAGGCAGGCATCAGAAAAAGAACTCACAAGCGGAAGAGGGCCTACAGGAGTTGCCGCAGCTGCAATTTACATCGCATCCATTCTCTGCGGGGAGCGGAGGACTCAGCGCGAAGTCGCAGATGTTGCCGGGGTTACGGAAGTTACCATCAGGAACAGGTATAAGGAGCTTGCAGAAGAACTGGATATAGAGATTATCCTCTAA